A single window of Deltaproteobacteria bacterium DNA harbors:
- a CDS encoding lipoate--protein ligase family protein, translating to MAELRLIQSDYTYADFSTSLSPAIELALEQRKAPNTVVLDIFRAGSFTIGVLEDPEKSLDLDYCRQENITVRRRQNPGGAIWGPDGSAFIVYYLDTKDPAVPMKSVKEAFQKGLTDLAEVISAMFNIPAAYRPLNDIEVEGRKLVPTSARLEKRILTLRLLINLVPTDRDILNRAIKVAPEKIQDKKIKEVGARFTCLEAEIGRKIISDEIKELMEKVIQKTFGQAINLKPGVLTDLEKRYEAEYQQKFTSEEWFYANSEIFRFQNKPAGAIITEGRHKAPAGLIRVTILVYRDKMMDLIITGDFHPSPLQVIQDMEQALKGKACKMDLIRSELTAILDSPEVEIPGTTVEDFLVAFKKALTWEH from the coding sequence ATGGCTGAACTACGATTGATCCAATCGGATTATACCTATGCCGACTTTTCGACCAGCCTTTCCCCGGCCATCGAACTGGCCCTGGAACAGAGGAAGGCGCCCAATACGGTGGTGCTGGACATTTTCCGGGCAGGGAGTTTTACCATCGGGGTCCTGGAAGACCCGGAAAAATCTCTGGACCTGGATTACTGCCGGCAGGAAAATATTACCGTTCGAAGACGCCAAAATCCCGGAGGGGCTATATGGGGCCCGGACGGAAGTGCTTTTATTGTCTATTATCTGGATACGAAAGACCCTGCGGTGCCGATGAAATCGGTGAAGGAGGCTTTCCAAAAGGGCCTGACGGATCTGGCTGAGGTGATCAGCGCCATGTTTAACATCCCGGCGGCTTACCGGCCTTTGAATGATATCGAGGTGGAGGGGAGAAAACTTGTGCCTACCTCGGCCAGGCTGGAGAAGCGCATCCTGACCTTACGTTTGCTGATCAATCTGGTTCCCACCGACAGGGATATTCTGAACAGGGCCATAAAAGTGGCCCCGGAAAAGATTCAGGACAAGAAAATCAAAGAAGTGGGAGCCCGGTTTACCTGTTTGGAAGCGGAAATAGGCAGAAAGATCATCTCTGACGAAATCAAGGAACTTATGGAAAAGGTCATTCAAAAAACCTTCGGCCAAGCCATAAACCTGAAGCCGGGTGTTTTAACCGATCTCGAAAAACGATATGAAGCGGAGTACCAACAAAAATTTACTTCAGAGGAATGGTTTTATGCCAATTCGGAAATATTCCGTTTTCAGAACAAGCCTGCCGGGGCTATAATAACCGAGGGACGCCACAAGGCCCCGGCCGGGTTGATACGGGTGACTATCCTGGTTTACCGGGATAAAATGATGGATCTTATTATTACCGGTGATTTCCATCCTTCGCCTTTGCAGGTGATTCAGGACATGGAACAGGCCCTGAAGGGCAAAGCCTGCAAAATGGATTTGATCCGATCGGAATTAACCGCCATCTTGGACAGTCCGGAGGTTGAGATTCCTGGGACGACGGTGGAAGATTTTCTGGTGGCCTTTAAAAAAGCATTAACCTGGGAACATTGA
- a CDS encoding acyl--CoA ligase, producing the protein MIIDLTEIKKRPWYPSYPEGIRKQLESYSLPEIPSYRFLESSAKYFPNSTALVYEPENFLVNYLELCSLCERFASGLQNKLGVKKGDRVAIYARNYPEFVIALFGISMAGAVYVACNPLLTEEEVAYQIKDSGAGIAVTSDDLMPVLKGLVEKRGTPLERVIVFTRNQELKPALLGRKEMAFKSPLVGFSEVFSDKSFTKPVIHPKQDLTAIMYTSGTTGYPKGVMISHYNVVSSTIMYQTAYTGKFPEVDASGFLKCANDPKDLTREWDYPIRYGMDSVLVVPPWTHMLAYLGQLHFPVMAAMAIFPMPAFNKDSMLDMVRRWKISFAGGAPQMMAMLLSLSEGDQGALYPIRAWTTGGSPVPTVLAEKFSRIISGVITEGYSLTEATISSTKHYCNRSGRRKYGSIGSPLPFIDMKVVDILTGKEEMPVGQEGELIQNGPTVTLGYLNRPEATQETFRNGWLYTGDLAVMDAEGLFYITGRKKELIIYKGYNIAPRMLEEILYKHPDVLECAVVGKKDDMAGEIPVAFVTLKEGRRAAAEEIMAFVNEKVAPYKKIRELRFIDKIPVNPNGKVMRKELVKMV; encoded by the coding sequence GTGATAATCGATTTAACAGAAATCAAAAAAAGACCCTGGTATCCTTCTTATCCGGAAGGGATCAGGAAACAACTGGAGTCCTATAGCCTGCCGGAAATACCTTCGTACAGGTTTTTGGAATCATCGGCCAAATACTTTCCCAATTCGACGGCTCTAGTCTACGAGCCGGAAAATTTCCTTGTCAATTATTTGGAACTGTGCAGCCTGTGTGAGCGATTCGCCTCGGGGCTCCAAAATAAACTGGGTGTCAAAAAAGGGGACCGGGTGGCCATATACGCTCGAAATTATCCGGAATTCGTCATCGCCCTCTTCGGAATATCGATGGCCGGAGCGGTCTATGTGGCTTGCAATCCCCTGTTGACCGAAGAAGAGGTGGCCTACCAGATCAAGGATTCCGGGGCCGGAATTGCCGTCACCTCTGATGATCTGATGCCCGTTTTAAAAGGTCTTGTTGAAAAAAGGGGCACACCCTTGGAAAGGGTCATCGTATTTACCAGAAATCAGGAATTGAAGCCGGCCCTTCTCGGCCGGAAGGAAATGGCTTTCAAGTCTCCCCTGGTCGGCTTTTCGGAGGTCTTTTCCGACAAGTCCTTTACCAAACCGGTTATACATCCCAAACAGGATTTAACGGCCATCATGTACACCTCGGGAACGACAGGATATCCCAAAGGGGTCATGATTTCTCATTATAATGTCGTTTCCTCGACCATTATGTACCAGACCGCCTATACGGGAAAATTTCCGGAAGTCGATGCTTCCGGTTTTCTAAAGTGTGCCAATGACCCGAAGGATCTGACCCGGGAATGGGATTATCCCATCCGCTATGGCATGGATTCCGTGCTGGTCGTTCCCCCCTGGACGCACATGCTGGCCTATTTGGGGCAATTGCACTTTCCGGTCATGGCCGCCATGGCGATTTTCCCTATGCCGGCTTTTAACAAAGACTCGATGCTCGATATGGTCAGACGCTGGAAGATAAGCTTTGCCGGAGGGGCCCCGCAAATGATGGCCATGTTGCTTTCCCTGTCGGAAGGGGACCAAGGGGCCCTCTATCCCATCCGGGCCTGGACCACCGGCGGTTCTCCGGTTCCCACGGTTTTGGCTGAAAAGTTTTCCCGAATCATCAGCGGCGTCATCACCGAGGGGTACAGCCTGACCGAGGCGACCATCAGCTCTACGAAACATTACTGTAACCGGTCGGGCCGGAGAAAATACGGGTCCATCGGAAGCCCTCTTCCCTTCATCGATATGAAAGTGGTCGACATCCTGACGGGAAAGGAAGAAATGCCTGTAGGGCAGGAGGGCGAATTGATTCAAAACGGACCGACCGTAACCCTGGGCTATTTAAATCGACCGGAAGCCACCCAGGAGACCTTCAGAAACGGTTGGCTCTATACCGGCGATCTGGCGGTCATGGATGCGGAGGGGTTGTTTTATATTACCGGCCGGAAAAAGGAACTGATCATTTATAAGGGGTACAATATCGCCCCCCGGATGCTCGAAGAAATTCTGTATAAGCATCCCGACGTGTTGGAATGCGCCGTGGTCGGCAAGAAGGATGATATGGCCGGGGAGATACCGGTGGCCTTTGTCACCCTTAAAGAAGGGCGTCGGGCAGCGGCCGAAGAAATCATGGCCTTTGTCAACGAAAAGGTGGCTCCCTATAAGAAGATCAGGGAGCTCAGATTTATCGATAAGATACCGGTAAATCCGAATGGCAAGGTCATGCGCAAGGAACTGGTGAAGATGGTTTAG
- a CDS encoding AMP-binding protein, producing MIADLLKTLQTQIEKVSRMDFYKRKLDQAGVTANSIQSIDDFNRIPFTSGHEILEELNKKPSECSLFTPAVTRVNLSPSGQDLFPVYNTNQDLQKMHEVAARAYEAAGVTPDDICAVTFGYHLFIAGLYYQSQLEYYGAKVIPLGPGESERAVEVINKYQVTVLISNPTFAMKLAAKGIPSVRILFVGGEPFTSVEGYPEKVRAAFGRKIGMIDSYGMALCSPIARSCRFEKGMHLLDDFIYAEVIDPLTGAPVPLGEKGELVLTHLHKEASPLLRYRTGDLTYMIEEKCPCGRSFTLPKGIIGRTDEMLKIKGVKFWPSQIGAILQSVAGAGKKYRVVVRNPQGVDTISLMIEGTEGSVDLEELARRLKRETLLAFNEILLIDHFDQGPVVEDQRQGRTF from the coding sequence ATGATCGCTGACCTTTTAAAAACCTTACAAACTCAAATTGAAAAAGTATCCCGGATGGATTTTTATAAAAGGAAACTCGATCAGGCCGGTGTAACGGCGAATTCGATTCAGAGCATTGATGATTTTAATAGGATCCCCTTTACTTCCGGTCATGAGATCCTGGAAGAACTTAATAAAAAGCCCTCCGAGTGTTCTTTGTTCACTCCGGCGGTAACCCGGGTTAATCTTTCCCCTTCGGGACAGGACCTGTTTCCGGTTTACAACACCAACCAGGATCTCCAAAAGATGCACGAAGTCGCTGCCCGGGCCTATGAGGCGGCCGGCGTGACTCCGGATGATATCTGTGCCGTCACCTTTGGCTATCACCTGTTTATCGCCGGACTTTATTATCAGAGCCAGCTTGAATATTACGGGGCCAAGGTCATCCCCCTCGGTCCGGGAGAATCGGAAAGGGCCGTGGAAGTCATCAATAAATACCAGGTGACGGTTTTAATCTCCAATCCCACCTTTGCCATGAAGCTGGCCGCCAAGGGAATCCCCAGTGTGCGCATCCTTTTTGTCGGCGGGGAACCTTTTACTTCGGTGGAGGGCTATCCCGAAAAAGTCCGGGCGGCCTTCGGCCGGAAAATCGGGATGATCGATTCTTATGGGATGGCCTTATGTTCGCCTATTGCCCGGAGCTGCCGGTTTGAAAAAGGAATGCACCTTCTGGATGATTTCATCTATGCCGAGGTGATTGATCCTTTGACCGGAGCCCCCGTGCCTTTGGGTGAAAAAGGGGAACTGGTTTTGACCCATCTCCATAAGGAGGCCTCTCCGTTGCTGCGCTACCGGACCGGTGATTTAACTTATATGATCGAAGAAAAGTGTCCCTGCGGAAGATCCTTCACCCTGCCCAAAGGGATTATAGGCCGGACCGATGAAATGCTTAAGATCAAAGGAGTCAAGTTCTGGCCCTCCCAGATCGGGGCCATTCTTCAAAGTGTGGCCGGGGCCGGAAAAAAATACCGGGTAGTGGTCCGGAATCCCCAGGGGGTGGATACCATTTCTTTAATGATCGAGGGCACGGAGGGGTCAGTGGATCTGGAGGAATTGGCCCGCCGACTGAAAAGGGAAACCCTCCTGGCCTTTAACGAAATACTTCTTATAGATCATTTTGATCAGGGCCCTGTTGTCGAGGACCAACGACAGGGGAGGACTTTTTGA